A window of the Candidatus Krumholzibacteriia bacterium genome harbors these coding sequences:
- a CDS encoding phage holin family protein: MEALLITTVVYAVLLLIVGKIVPGIEVDGIGPAFLAGLVMGVLNALLKPLMVILSLPLLVLTLGLFVFVLNAILLKVAAAIVPGFSIRGFGPALLGALLLGIFSLGMTVFW; this comes from the coding sequence ATGGAAGCCCTGTTGATCACCACGGTCGTCTACGCCGTCCTGCTGCTGATCGTGGGCAAGATCGTTCCCGGCATCGAGGTCGACGGGATCGGTCCGGCTTTCCTGGCCGGGCTCGTCATGGGCGTGCTGAACGCACTCCTGAAGCCGTTGATGGTGATCCTGTCGCTCCCACTCTTGGTCCTCACGCTGGGTCTGTTCGTGTTCGTCCTCAATGCGATCCTCCTGAAGGTGGCCGCCGCGATCGTCCCCGGCTTTTCGATCCGGGGTTTCGGGCCCGCCCTGCTGGGTGCCCTTCTCCTGGGGATCTTCAGTCTGGGCATGACGGTCTTCTGGTAG